GCATGCTGAAGGCGAACAAGGCCGTGACCCACGAACTGATGTGGGATCGAGGGGTCGAGGCGATGTACCGCGTCCACCCCCAGCCCTCACCCGACCAGTGGGACGACGCGCTTCAGGAGATTCAAGAGCTCGACGGCGTGTCGATCCCCGGCGACGCGTGGGGCGACGATCCCCGAATCGCCGTGAACGCCACCCTGGAGGAAGCCCCCGAGCGACAGTTGGGGAAGATACAGTACGCCGTGATGAAGGTGATGCCGCGCGCGCGCTACATGAACGACCCCTTCGGCGGGCACCACGCGCTCAACTTCGACATCTACGGGCACTTCACCAGCCCGATCCGGCGGCTCTCCGATCTGGTGAACCACTGGATCGTCCACGCGAACGACGTGCCCGAGAACCTGCTACAGCTGTGTGATCACGCCTCCGACCAGCAGCAGGCCGGCGAGAAGTGCGAACGCGAGTACAAGCAGTTCCTGGAGGAGGTGGGCTTGGATGCGGATGCGGTGAACAATCGGGGAATCGAGGTTGTCGGGGAAGACTAATTTCCAGTAGATAGTGTTCCTCATGCCCATCCATCGGGAACGAAGAACTCGCTGTCGGTCAGGTCAACCCTATGACTTTCCAGCCGATTGACCGCACCCACGACCCGCGCCACCGGGAGTGAATCCTCCGGCAGGAAACCATCGCGCGAACGTGTGACAACGACTACTCCGCGATCGCCTGGGCGATCAGCGCGATGATGATGATCGGGATGCCGATACCCGAGGCGATCAACACCACGAGAATCAGGACCTTTCCGACGGTGCTCGCGTCGCCCCAGATCGATCGCCGTGCGTCGTTGATGCTCTCCGCGAGATCGTTGATCGCGCCCATGCAGAGAGAATCGAGACGGAACGTGTTCATCGCTGGGCCGGCCAGCGCAAGCAACGGGGCCGTTCAGTCACCGTTCGATCGGACGGCGAAGCCACAATCGATCGGTGGTTCGTCGATCTCGGCCGTTCAGTCGGTCGCCGTCTCCGCGGCGCTCGGAGTCCGACTCGCGCTCTGGAGCTTGCCGATCCGCCACCGGAGGACGACGACCGTCACGAGGCCCACGACGAGGGCACCGTTCATGACGTACAGCGCGCTCGTGTAGTTCCCCGTCGATTCGAGGATCGTCGAGGCGAGCTGTGGGCCGGCCACGCCGGCGACGCCCCACGCCGTGAGCGCGTAGCCGTGGATCGCGCTGACTTCCTCCGTGCCGAAGAGGTCGCTGAGGTACGCCGGCAGGCAGGCGAACCCGCCGCCGTAGCACGTGATGACGAGGAAGATGATCCCCGCGAGGAGCCAGACGCCCGTGACCTGTGGCATCAGGAAGAAGGCGACGATCTGAATGGCGAAAAACGCCGCGTACGTCGTCGTCCGGCCGATGTAGTCCGACAGACTGGCCCACACGATGCGGCCGCCGCCGTTGAAGATGCCGATGTAGCCGGTGATGAACGCGGCGGTCGTCGCGCTCGCGCCGGCGATCTGCTGGAGCATCGGCGAGGCAAAGGCGAGCAGCATGATGCCCGCGGAGACGTTGATGAAGATGATGAGCCACACCATCCAGAAGCGTGGCGACGTGCGCGCTTCCTTCGCAGTGAGGTTGCTGATTCCCGACAGCGCGCTTCTCGCCTCCTCCTGGTTTTCCGGCGTGTCCTCCATCCCTTCGGGGAGCCATCCGTCCGGCGGCTTGGCGAGATAGCTCGATCCCGCCGCCATCAGAACGAAGTACAGCGCTCCGAGGGCGAAAAAGGCCGTCGCGACGCCGTAGCCCTGGATCAGGAAGTTCCCGAGCGGGCCGGTCAGCAGCGCGCCGGCACCGAACCCCATCACCGCGAGGCCGGTGGCCATCCCCCGACGGTCGGGGAACCACTCGACGAGCGTTCCAATGGGTGTGATGTATCCGAGCCCGATCCCCATCCCGCCGACGACCCCGAACGTGGCGAGGAACAGCGGGAGGCTTCCGAGGAGGACACTCACGCCGGAGCCGATCATCCCGAGACCGTACAGGACGGCCGCAGCCAGCCCGGATTTCCGTGGGCCGTACTTCTCGACGTAGCTACCCAGGAAGGCGGCCGTGATCCCGAGGACGAACACCGCGATGGAAAAGGCGGTCGTCACGCTCGACGTGCTCCACCCCTGCGTCTCGTTCAGCGGTATCTGGTAGATACTGTACGCGTAGATGCTGCCGATCGACAGGTGGATCGCGACGGCCGACGCCGCGATCAACCACCGGTTCTTGTCCGTGCCTGTGGATGACATCCTCTAACGGCACGGTCTATCGTTAATAACAAGTTTTGGTTGACGAAGCGGTTGCCGATTCTTGCGTACCGAGAAACGAAGTTTTCTTTGCACTAACCAGTTACAGTTCTGTCGCCAAAACGAGCTTCGCATCGAATCGGCTCCGAAGTGCAGCTCCGCGGTCCGAACGCGCCACGCCGATCACTCGCTCATCGAGGCGGGGACGGTCGGGACGACCGGCATTCGCGATGTCGCGAGATATGTCGCCTTCCGGAGTGCGCCCTTCGCGTACTGGCGCGCGCTCCGGTGGATCGGGGTGCGCTTGCCCCTGATCTCGGTCGCGCCCGCACGCATCGCCTCGACGACCGCCCTCCCGTCGATGGCCGCGGGGCGAAGCGACGCCGCGTCGAGGTCGATCCGGATCTCGGTGTACGCTCGGCCGACGTTCGGGAGGATGTGGGCGTCGCTCGCGCCGACCTTCGGATACTCGCGGGCAGCGGCGAAGGCCTTTGCCCGGCGGTTCCGATAGCCCGTGAACACCATCGAGTTGTATACCTCGATCGCGTCACAGTCGGTGAGGTTGCGCTTCCTGACGCCGTGACGGCTCCGCTGGAAAGGGTGGGGAACGACTGCGACGCCGCCGAGGTCGCGGATTCGTTCGACCGTTTCGGCGAGCGGTCGGCCGCGCTCCGGTCTGGTCTCCACGCCGATGGCGAGCAGGTGGCCGTGGCTGGTCGAGACCTCGACGCCGGGGATCCCGAGCAGACCGTACTCGGGTGCGAGTTCGGCCGCCCGGAGCGACTCCTCGATCGCGTCGTGATCGGTGACGACGATCCCGTCGAGGTCGATCTCGCTCACGTGTTCGAGGAGGAGTTCGACCGGCTCCCGGCCGTCGTACGAGCCCTCGGAGTGAACGTGTGGGTCGATGGCGACCGTGGCCGTCTGGCTCATCGATGACGATCCTATCACCCGATCGGTAATAACGATTGCTCCGACGGATGGAGCGGTAGCTGTGTGGCACAGGATGCCCCACCGCGAGCGACCGGAGGGAGCGAGCGGGCGCGAGGACGACCACGGTCGCAGCGAAGCTGCTCCCTGCTCTTGCTCGCTTCGCTCGCAAGAACGAGGGAGGTCCGACGCGCTTTTTCCCCACGTTTTTGCAAGCGAAGGAGCGACCGTAGGGAGCGACTGAGCGAAGCAAAAAGTGGAATGGACTCGCTGGGATTCGAACCACGCCGAGACGGTCCTGCTCGCTCCCTACGGTCGCTGTGCGGGCTGCGACTCGTCTACTTCGGAATCCCAGCTTGATCATTCTCGCTCGTAAAACTCGCTCCGATGGACTCGCTGGGATTCGAACCCAGGGCCTCTTCCTTGCGAAGGAAGCGATCTACCGCTGATCTACGAGCCCGCACACGGTCTTATCCGGGCGGCCCGCTTGTAACTTGCGTTCTGTCCCGGGGTTCGCCGACCGCCAGCAGACCCATCCGCCCGGCGAGCAGTCCGAGCAGGAACCCGGTGAAATGCGCCACGAGAGCAACCTGGAGTGAACCAGTCAACACCGTAACGACGACCGCGAGCACGACGAAGATCGCGATCTGTGCTCGCCGACCCAATCGGAGTACGTCGAGCACTGACCCCGACACCCGATTGCTAGCGGCGACGTACCCCAGCAGCGCGAAGATCGCGCCACTCGCGCCGAGCACCCGGCTTCCAGGGAGGAAGATCACTTGGGCGAGTCCTGCGAGCACGCCCGTCGTAATGAAGAAGGCGTGATACCGAAATCCCGTGGTCGAACGCTCGACGATCAGCCCGACCAGCGCGAGCATGACCGCGTTGCCGATGAGATGTTCGAGGGATCCATGAGCGTAGACGCTCGTCACGAGCGACCACGGCCGCACCGGAAACGTCGGACCGAGAACGAACAGCGTCGTATGAAGGATCCGAAACGGCCGCAACAACGTCTGTACGGCGAACACGACGGCCATGATCGCGAGCGTCTGAACCGTCGGGCTTCCCGCGAGGCGACCCATATCCGTAACTGTGGCTCACGATAGAAAACTGCACGGGTGGTGTGAGTCGAGCGCGTGAGCGAATGCAGTATCGCGAACGACGGCCGCCGACCCGGCCCAAGCGCCGAGCCGCTCAGTCTTCGAGAACGATCTCGATGGAGACGTCGTTCGGCACCTGGATCCGCATGAGCTGACGGAGTGCGCGCTCGTCGGCGTCGAGGTCGATCAGCCGCTTGTGGACCCGCATCTCCCAGTGCTCCCACGTGGCGGTGCCCTCGCCATCGGGGGACTTCCGGATCGGGACTTCGAGCTCCTTGGTCGGCAGCGGGATCGGCCCGCTGAGATTGACCCCCGTCTTGGTGGCGATCTCGCGGACGTCGTCGCAGATGTCGTCCAGGTCCGCTGGGCTGGTGCCGGCGAGGCGGACGCGCGCCTGCTGCATTATGCCTGGTCGACCGAGAGGACCTTGCCGGCGGCGATGGTCTGACCCATGTCGCGGATGGCGAAGCTCCCGAGTTCGGGGATCTCGCTCGACGGCTCGATGCTCAGCGGCTTCTGCGGGCGCACGGTCACGACGGCGGCGTCACCCGACTGGATGAAGTCGGGGTTCTCCTCCGACACGTCGCCGCTGGAGGGGTCGATCTTCGAATCGATCGACTCGATGGTGCAGGCGACCTGTGCGGTGTGAGCGTGGAAGACCGGGGTGTAGCCCGCGGTGATCACGCTCGGATGCTGCATCACGACGACCTGCGCCTGGAAGGTCTCGGCGACCTTCGGCGGGTCCTCGGCGGGGCCACAGACGTCGCCCCGGCGGATGTCGTCCTTGCCGATCCCACGGACGTTGAACCCGACGTTGTCACCGGGTTCTGCCTTGGGGACCTCCTCGTGGTGCATCTCGACGGTCTTGACCTCGCCGCCGACATCAGAGGGCTGGAAGGAGACGTTGTTCCCGGTCTCGAGGATGCCTGTCTCGACCCGTCCAACGGGGACAGTACCGATGCCCGAGATGGTGTAGACGTCCTGGATCGGGAGTCGGAGCGGGGCGTCGGTCGGCGGCTGGGGCTCCGGCAGGCTGTTGAGCGCTTCGAGGATGGTCTCCTCGTCGTACCAGTCGGTGTTCTCCGAGGCCTCGGCGATGTTGTCGCCTTCGAACGCCGAGATCGGGATGAAACTCGCGTCCTCGGTGTCGAAGTTGACCTGGCCGAGGAGGTCCTTGACCTCCGCGACGGTCTCGTCGTAGTCGTTCTGGTCGTAGTCGACGAGGTCCATCTTGTTGACCCCGACGATCAGCTCCTGGATCCCGAGGGTGCGGGCGAGGAAGACGTGCTCCTGTGTCTGGGGCTGGACGCCGTCGTCCGCCGCCACGACGAGCACGGCGTGATCGGCCTGGCTCGCGCCCGTGATCATGTTCTTCACGAAGTCGCGGTGGCCAGGCGTGTCGACGATGGTGAAGTAGTACTCGTCGGTGTCGAACTCCTGGTGGGCGATGTCGATGGTGACGCCGCGCTCTCGCTCCTCCGCGAGGTTGTCCATCACGTAGGCGAACTCGAAGCCGCCCTTGCCCTTCTCTTCGGCTTCCTCTCGCTGCTGCTCGATGACGTGCTCGGGGACGTTGCCTGTCTCGTAGAGGAGGCGTCCGACGAGCGTGCTCTTGCCGTGGTCGACGTGGCCGATGATGGCCAGGTTCTGGTGCGGTTTGTCTGCCATTGGTGTCTCACGCGCGGGTAGCGCTGTACCGGGATCGTTCGGTAGTTCCAGTTAAAACGATTACGATGCAGCGGCCGAGAACGCCAGCCTCGGACGGTTTGGGACGCCTGCACACAGCCTCGTCGCTGCGGATAACCGGGTTCGATCAGGGGAGTCGGCCGACATCGCCGAGCACCGCCGTCGCGGTCGCCCGGCCGCCCGCGCCACGCCCGCTCAGGTTCAACTGGCCGGCGTGGCGGGTTTCGAGCTGGACGATGTTCTGGGTCCCAGTCACGGCAAGGGTCCCGTTCTCCGGCACGAGACGGGGGCCGACCCGGACTTCGGGCTCCCCGTCGCCGTCGACGACCTCGCCGACGAGGCGAACGGTACGGCCGTCG
This portion of the Halococcus agarilyticus genome encodes:
- a CDS encoding L-lactate MFS transporter, with translation MSSTGTDKNRWLIAASAVAIHLSIGSIYAYSIYQIPLNETQGWSTSSVTTAFSIAVFVLGITAAFLGSYVEKYGPRKSGLAAAVLYGLGMIGSGVSVLLGSLPLFLATFGVVGGMGIGLGYITPIGTLVEWFPDRRGMATGLAVMGFGAGALLTGPLGNFLIQGYGVATAFFALGALYFVLMAAGSSYLAKPPDGWLPEGMEDTPENQEEARSALSGISNLTAKEARTSPRFWMVWLIIFINVSAGIMLLAFASPMLQQIAGASATTAAFITGYIGIFNGGGRIVWASLSDYIGRTTTYAAFFAIQIVAFFLMPQVTGVWLLAGIIFLVITCYGGGFACLPAYLSDLFGTEEVSAIHGYALTAWGVAGVAGPQLASTILESTGNYTSALYVMNGALVVGLVTVVVLRWRIGKLQSASRTPSAAETATD
- a CDS encoding CehA/McbA family metallohydrolase; this encodes MSQTATVAIDPHVHSEGSYDGREPVELLLEHVSEIDLDGIVVTDHDAIEESLRAAELAPEYGLLGIPGVEVSTSHGHLLAIGVETRPERGRPLAETVERIRDLGGVAVVPHPFQRSRHGVRKRNLTDCDAIEVYNSMVFTGYRNRRAKAFAAAREYPKVGASDAHILPNVGRAYTEIRIDLDAASLRPAAIDGRAVVEAMRAGATEIRGKRTPIHRSARQYAKGALRKATYLATSRMPVVPTVPASMSE
- a CDS encoding rhomboid family intramembrane serine protease, giving the protein MGRLAGSPTVQTLAIMAVVFAVQTLLRPFRILHTTLFVLGPTFPVRPWSLVTSVYAHGSLEHLIGNAVMLALVGLIVERSTTGFRYHAFFITTGVLAGLAQVIFLPGSRVLGASGAIFALLGYVAASNRVSGSVLDVLRLGRRAQIAIFVVLAVVVTVLTGSLQVALVAHFTGFLLGLLAGRMGLLAVGEPRDRTQVTSGPPG
- the rpsJ gene encoding 30S ribosomal protein S10, whose amino-acid sequence is MMQQARVRLAGTSPADLDDICDDVREIATKTGVNLSGPIPLPTKELEVPIRKSPDGEGTATWEHWEMRVHKRLIDLDADERALRQLMRIQVPNDVSIEIVLED
- the tuf gene encoding translation elongation factor EF-1 subunit alpha; amino-acid sequence: MADKPHQNLAIIGHVDHGKSTLVGRLLYETGNVPEHVIEQQREEAEEKGKGGFEFAYVMDNLAEERERGVTIDIAHQEFDTDEYYFTIVDTPGHRDFVKNMITGASQADHAVLVVAADDGVQPQTQEHVFLARTLGIQELIVGVNKMDLVDYDQNDYDETVAEVKDLLGQVNFDTEDASFIPISAFEGDNIAEASENTDWYDEETILEALNSLPEPQPPTDAPLRLPIQDVYTISGIGTVPVGRVETGILETGNNVSFQPSDVGGEVKTVEMHHEEVPKAEPGDNVGFNVRGIGKDDIRRGDVCGPAEDPPKVAETFQAQVVVMQHPSVITAGYTPVFHAHTAQVACTIESIDSKIDPSSGDVSEENPDFIQSGDAAVVTVRPQKPLSIEPSSEIPELGSFAIRDMGQTIAAGKVLSVDQA